CTCAAGTAACCAAAAAATTCGCCCATGATCATGGATTGTTCCACGCGGCCGCGCACATATTTGTTATAGACCAAAAAGGAAATCTCATCCTCCAGAAGCGCCATAAAAACATGCTCCTTGTGCCGGGAAAATGGGATGCTTCCGCGGGGGGGCACATCAGCGCGGGAGAAACGTCCCAAGCGGCCGCGGCACGCGAGACCAAAGAGGAGATAGGGGCGACCGGGGTATTGCATTATCTGGGTAAGATTGAAATCCATGATACAACGGAAAAATATGATAATCGGGAACGATTATTCTATTACGCCATGAAAACCAAAAATACCATTCGATATCAAAGAAGCGAGGTTGAGAAAATCGCGCGCCTCCCTTTAGATAAAGTGGATGCCTTCCTGAAAACCCACTCCCACACCCCCTGGATGGGTAAAGCCTGGGAGAAATTTAGATTTCGCATAATTAAATTAGGAGGAAACTAAACGCATGTTCCGCATTGGATTGGGGGTGGATTCCCACGCGTTCGAAAATCCCCGTACTGAAAAGAAATTGATAATGGGAGGGGTTGAGGTTCCCCATCATGTGGGCATGCGTTCCCATTCGGATGGGGATGTGGTGTTGCATGCGCTTTTCAATGCCTTATCCTCCGCCCTCGGGGAAAAATCCATCGGACAATTCTTCCCCGATTCGGATACGGCAAACAAGGGCAAGGATTCCCGCCAATTCGTTTCATTCATCATGGAACGGGCGCGTGATAAAGGATATGGAGTGGAAAACGTGGTGGTTTCCTTGGAATGCCAAACCCCTAAAATAGCTCCGATTGAAATGGATATCCGAAAAAATGTCTCCCAACTCCTGAATATTCCTTTGGATGCGATCGCCATCCATGCCACCTCGGGAGAAGGATTAACCCCTTTCGGCCAGGGAAAGGGGATTTATTGCCAGTGCGTGGTGCTATTGCACCAAACCCATAAATAAGACCCCGCTCCTCTTTCTTGACGTGCCACACGATAAAAAACTGTTTGAATTACTCAAAAGATTGGCCCCCCGATTAGGGAAGATGGCTTTGCCATATTATGGTAAAATAGAATCAACCACTAAATCCATCAGAGTCCACGATCGTGTGCATGAGTCCCCGGTCACGGCCATCGATCATTGCCTGCAGGAATTGGTGTTGGCGGAACTGGTCATGCATGGATACACGGACGTCGCCTTTAATGGGGAAGAAGACACGCATCTCCAATTCTTCTTCCCCCATTCCTTTGAAAGAGAAAAGGGGATAACGGTACACTGCGACCCCATTGACGGTACCCTTTCGTATGTGAGAGGGGATAATCGATTTGCAGTTGGCTTCGGCCTTTCCCGTTACGTGGAGGGAAAGCATCATTTCTTTGGCACGGTTATCTATTCCCCGCTCGAGGATGATCTATTTTGGGCATTTGAAAATGAAAAGAGTTCCCATACCAGGGAAAAAAACATCCCTCGTACGATTGCCGCCCGACGCCGATTCACTCAACCTATAAAGGATAAATTGCAGGACGCGGGGTACCGCTTGGTCAATCCCGGGAATGCCCACTTGGGTATTGTGGATGTCGCCCTTGGGCGGGTCGGAGCCGCATTCTATTCCGCTCACGTGCACGATGTCTTGATCCCCTTTGCGTTCGCCGCCAACCATGGGGTATTTCCCTTGGATGAAAAAGGGAAACGAATGGACCCATTTGAGTTACCCATCACTAATGGCCACTTTTCCCGGATTCCCATCATCAATTATTTTGCCTCCAAGGAAATTCAGGAGGAGCTGATGCCCATCCTTCAGAATCCTAATTATATCAAAAAGCAATAGTGGATGACCCTCCCCCCCTTAACCTAAAAACCGCGTTTCCAGGCTGGATGTAATCGGGTGGTTATCGACTTTTTGAAAAAAAAAATCGATTGATTGACGATTGGACAACAATAGTTCATTCAGTGGACGGGTTTTTTGAACAACGAGTTACTTTTTAATTTTCCTGTTCACAGATGTCACCAATGCAGCCATAGCAGCCCCAACCATTAACCCAAACAATACAGATCCAAACCTAATCCTTGGAAGTTCCGATCTGATAATGTCTTTTATTCTCTCTAATCGTGCTTCAGGTAAGGAGGCGATACTTTGTTGAATTTGCTTCTTTTCTTGCGGAGAAAAAACTTTTTCCAATTCCGATGGGGATAGGGATAAAAGGTATTGGTGGACATCCATTTTTCCTACGCGTTTGACGATTAAATCTAGAATGTCAGGATTTTTCATAGCTTCTTGTGCAATGGCTTCAGCTCGTCGGTCAACAATGGTTTGAATCGGTTTAAAATATACGCCCATAAATTTTCGAATGGATGTCAGCCGCCTCATTTGAAAAAGATCGAGGCTGAGCTTTTCGATTGTATGTTTATCCGGGTGAACATAATAAACCGTTCCAGGTTTTGCATGTGCATTTCTTCGTCCAACCTCAGCGAGAATGGCACTCCCTAAAGGGTTAGAAGATAAATCGGTTCGTCTTTCAATATCCCTTGTCGTTGTGTTATATGTTTTACCAGCCAAATCACTTATTTCTGAACCTGTCCCTAATCGATATAAGACTTTTTGAAACCCCACTCCTGAAGCAATCGGTATACTCGCCAATGCGGCAAACGTTACCGCTTTTTTGGTGGTTTGCCAGGCTTTACGAGCACGCTCTCTGGCTTTGGACGGAGGCCTAATTCGTATTATTCGCGGTTTATCAGGTGATCTTCGTCTTGAAAAAGGGAATGCCATGGCGCCATAAATGATTGAAGATATATAAGTATTCCTCCTTTCCACCTACTTTCTGTACAAAACTAATTAATCGTCAATCCCCAATTTTTGTTGGTACGATTAACGTAGGGGTTTATAACGTCCTTTTGGGAGGAGTTGGTCCTGCCTTTTGGGGCGGCGATCATGAGCAGGGGGAAAAACATGTACACCGAGAGCCAGCATACGACTAAACCCAATGGGATGGTGATCGCCAAAGCGACACTCAAGGATGTCTATTCCCCCAAGGATTTGAGAAAGATCCCCGTGGATGAGCTGCCAGCTATCGCCCAGGAAATCCGCCAATTGCTCATTGACACCTGCGCCACCAATGGGGGGCATATCGGGGCCAATTTGGGGGTGGTGGAATTGACCATGGCCACGCACTACGTGTTCAACACCCCTAAAGATAAGGTCATTTTCGACACCTCGCACCAGTGTTATACCCACAAGATTATCACCGGTCGCCAGGAACAATTTCCCACTTTATGCAAATATCCCGGAGGGTTATCCCGATTCATTGTGCGGGGAGAAAGCGAGTACGATTTGTTTTCCGCCGGGCATGCGTCCACAGGTTTGAGTGCATCCATGGGGTTTGCGGAAGCGGCTAAGCTCAAGAATGCCGATTACCAAACCGTGTGCATCGTAGGAGATGGCGCCCTCACTGGGGGAATGGCCTTTGAAGCCCTGAATAATATGGGGTACAACCAGACTGACATTACTATCATTCTCAATGACAACAAAATGGGCATCTCCCATAACGTGGGGGCCATGTATGAGTACCTCAAACGCCTTTCTGAAGTGTCGACGGAGGAGCAGGGGAGGCGGGGCATCGGAACCATATTTGAAAAGCTGGGATTCAAGTACTATGGTCCCATTGATGGACACGATTTCCACGAATTGATCCATCATTTGGATGAGATGAAGCACATCAAGGGGCCTAAGATTTTGCACGTTCTAACGGATAAGGGTCGGGGCGTGGAATACATGCAGAATGACAAAGTGACCTGGCATGAGCACGCGGCGTTTGACATCCCTTCAGGAATGGCCAAGACCAAAATGGACAAGACCAAACCCCAGCATGCCAGCATTGAATCCATCGCCGTCAATACGCTTATCAAACTGGCTGAGACGGATGAAACTATTATTGCCCTCACAGCGGCGATGGCCACGGGAACCGGAATGGTCAAATTCGGGGAAAAATTTCCCAAGCGGTTTTATGATGTTGGCATCGCCGAGGAGCATGCGGTGACCTTTTCGGCAGGATTGGCCGCAGAAGGGATGAAGCCCGTGGCGTGTATCTATTCGCCTTTCCTGCAAAGAGGTTTTGATCAAATCATGCACGATGTGGCCAGCATGAATCTCCCGGTAAAATTCCTCGTGCCCAAAGCGGCCATTACCGGAGACGGGTGGACGCAGGGAGGGATCATGGATCTGAGTTACTTGCGCATCATCCCCAATATGGTCATCATGGCCCCCCAGGATGAGAATGAATTGCAGCACATGGTGAAGACCGCGGTGGAATATGATAAAGGTCCCATTGCCGTGCGCTTCCCCAAAGGGACGAGTGAAGGGGTACCTCTGGATGCGGAATGGCAATCCATTCCTATCGGGAAGGGGGTGGTTGTGCGGGATGGAAATGACATCACACTCTTGGCTATCGGGTGGATGGTGCAGGATGCGGTGAAGGCCGCCGCCCAACTTGAAACCTTGGGAATTTCCGCCGCCGTCATCAATGCGCGATTCGCCAAGCCTGTGGATGCCCAGCTTATTGCCACGTATGCCAAGAAGACGGGAAAAATAATGACTCTTGAGGAAAACACCCTCGTGGGGGGATTTGGGAGTGGGGTGATGGAAAGCCTGGAGCAGCAAAATCTTCTGGGCACCACTCAATTGGTTCGCGTGGGCGCGGCCGACGCCTACATCCCCTATGATACCCCGGCGAATATCAAGAAGTCCTATGGGTTATCGTCTGACCGCATCGTCCAAAAAGCCCGCGAGATGGTGGGGCGATGAGGTCCAGAAGAATGAAAAGGAATATTTTTTCGTAAAACTGAAAAAATAAAAAATTAAATATTTTTTTGAATCGGAAAAGAGTTGACAGCCAATAGAGGAGAAATAATATTAGTTGAAGAAATAAAAAAGATCAAAAAAAAAAGAAAAGACATTAACAGCTACATAATATGAATATGGGATTATTTTCCCTATCCATAAAAAAAGATCGGATCTGGTTACACGTATGCAAAAACTGGAAACCATCAATGGATTTGCCAAGCGGAATACCTTTCCCGTAATGGTGGGCAAAGTGGGAATCGGCGGCCCTAACCCCGTGCGGGTGCAGAGCATGACCAACACCGACACCGCGGATGTCGCAGGTACGGTGAAACAGATCAAAGAGCTGGCCGACGCGGGAAGCGAACTCGTTCGCTTCACGGTGGAGAAGGATGTCATGGCGCAGGCTGTTCCTGAGATTAGGAAACGCTTGCATGATGAAGGGTATGAGGATACCGCTCTCATCGGGGATTTTCACTACAATGGACATATTTTGTTATCCAAGTATCCCGCGCTCGCGGCGGCATTAGATAAATACCGCATCAACCCGGGGAATTGTGGGTTTGGAGAGAAGCATGACGCCAATTTCGATGCCTTTATCAAAATTGCCATCGAGCACGACAAGCCCGTGCGCATTGGGGTGAATGGGGGGAGTTTGGACCAGCAATTGCTGAAGAAGCTCATCGATGACGATAATCAAAAACCAGAAGCCGAACAAGTGGGCGCCAATATGGTGTTTCTGAATGCCATGGTGGAGAGTGCCCTCATCTCAACGGAACGCGCATTGGAATTGGGGATGAGCAAGAACCAGATCATCATTTCCACCAAAATGAGTGGGGTGCAGGAGATGGTATACTGTTATTCCAAACTATCCACTCTCACCCAACAGCCCTTGCATTTGGGATTGACGGAAGCCGGGATGGGGGACAAGGGGATTGTTTCCTCCACTGCGGCACTAAGTTTGTTGCTCAACCAGGGCATTGGGGATACGATTCGCGTGTCATTAACCCCGGAACCGGGAGCCCCCCGATCGCGCGAGGTGTTGCTTTGCCAGCAGATTCTGCAAAGCCTAGGGATGCGCTTCTTCCTCCCTCAAGTAACCGCCTGCCCGGGGTGCGGGCGTACCACGAGCATCACCTTCCAGGAGCTGGCGCAGGAAGTCACCCAGTATTTGAACACCCAGATGCCCGAATGGAAGAAGCAAGGGTATGAGGGGGTGGAGAACATGCATGTCGCGGTGATGGGATGCATTGTTAATGGTCCAGGAGAAGCCAAGGATGCCAACATAGGTATCAGCCTACCTGGAAGCGGTGAGAACCCCGCGGCCCCCGTGTTCGCCGATGGAAAGCTCGTGAAAACCCTCCAGGGTCCCACCATGAAAGCCGATTTCAAGAAGATGGTCGCCGAATACGTGGAAAAGAAATACGGGAAGAAGAAGGAAATTCCGGTTCTATCCTGAAGCTAAAAAATTCAAAACTCCAATAACAGAAAGACGCCTAGTCTTCCAGTCCCACCAAACAAACCTGTTGTTTTTTATATCCTAGAAACATTCTCGCACCTATGCCTCGAAGGAATCCGCGTGAACCCATCCAACGCCCCATGAAAAAACCACGCATTGGATCGGGCCGGTGGATGATGCAAGGGCCGAAAAAAAGATTGGAGGCAGCTCAAGGTAAAGTAGGCAGAGCTCAAGGTAGGGAAAGTATTAGGAAAGGAAAATTAATGATTGCGATTGAAGATCTCCAAGAAGCTTCTTTGGCAAATGGTAAGTTTCCCGAAAGTAGATTTCCCCATGAAATACCACTTGAATTTCTATCTGGAAAAGCAAAATATTATGTTCATATTTATAATGAATATGTAAAAGCGTTAATAGATAGTGGTAGGGCATCTGAAGCTTTGGGTTTTAGGACGTGGATGATCCAAAAGCGAAGGGATTTTGCCAAATCACCAGTTGGAAAGACCATTCGCCGAGCC
The sequence above is drawn from the Candidatus Diapherotrites archaeon genome and encodes:
- a CDS encoding NUDIX domain-containing protein; this translates as MFHAAAHIFVIDQKGNLILQKRHKNMLLVPGKWDASAGGHISAGETSQAAAARETKEEIGATGVLHYLGKIEIHDTTEKYDNRERLFYYAMKTKNTIRYQRSEVEKIARLPLDKVDAFLKTHSHTPWMGKAWEKFRFRIIKLGGN
- the ispF gene encoding 2-C-methyl-D-erythritol 2,4-cyclodiphosphate synthase → MFRIGLGVDSHAFENPRTEKKLIMGGVEVPHHVGMRSHSDGDVVLHALFNALSSALGEKSIGQFFPDSDTANKGKDSRQFVSFIMERARDKGYGVENVVVSLECQTPKIAPIEMDIRKNVSQLLNIPLDAIAIHATSGEGLTPFGQGKGIYCQCVVLLHQTHK
- a CDS encoding inositol monophosphatase family protein gives rise to the protein MPHDKKLFELLKRLAPRLGKMALPYYGKIESTTKSIRVHDRVHESPVTAIDHCLQELVLAELVMHGYTDVAFNGEEDTHLQFFFPHSFEREKGITVHCDPIDGTLSYVRGDNRFAVGFGLSRYVEGKHHFFGTVIYSPLEDDLFWAFENEKSSHTREKNIPRTIAARRRFTQPIKDKLQDAGYRLVNPGNAHLGIVDVALGRVGAAFYSAHVHDVLIPFAFAANHGVFPLDEKGKRMDPFELPITNGHFSRIPIINYFASKEIQEELMPILQNPNYIKKQ
- a CDS encoding BET domain-containing protein, which gives rise to MAFPFSRRRSPDKPRIIRIRPPSKARERARKAWQTTKKAVTFAALASIPIASGVGFQKVLYRLGTGSEISDLAGKTYNTTTRDIERRTDLSSNPLGSAILAEVGRRNAHAKPGTVYYVHPDKHTIEKLSLDLFQMRRLTSIRKFMGVYFKPIQTIVDRRAEAIAQEAMKNPDILDLIVKRVGKMDVHQYLLSLSPSELEKVFSPQEKKQIQQSIASLPEARLERIKDIIRSELPRIRFGSVLFGLMVGAAMAALVTSVNRKIKK
- a CDS encoding 1-deoxy-D-xylulose-5-phosphate synthase, yielding MYTESQHTTKPNGMVIAKATLKDVYSPKDLRKIPVDELPAIAQEIRQLLIDTCATNGGHIGANLGVVELTMATHYVFNTPKDKVIFDTSHQCYTHKIITGRQEQFPTLCKYPGGLSRFIVRGESEYDLFSAGHASTGLSASMGFAEAAKLKNADYQTVCIVGDGALTGGMAFEALNNMGYNQTDITIILNDNKMGISHNVGAMYEYLKRLSEVSTEEQGRRGIGTIFEKLGFKYYGPIDGHDFHELIHHLDEMKHIKGPKILHVLTDKGRGVEYMQNDKVTWHEHAAFDIPSGMAKTKMDKTKPQHASIESIAVNTLIKLAETDETIIALTAAMATGTGMVKFGEKFPKRFYDVGIAEEHAVTFSAGLAAEGMKPVACIYSPFLQRGFDQIMHDVASMNLPVKFLVPKAAITGDGWTQGGIMDLSYLRIIPNMVIMAPQDENELQHMVKTAVEYDKGPIAVRFPKGTSEGVPLDAEWQSIPIGKGVVVRDGNDITLLAIGWMVQDAVKAAAQLETLGISAAVINARFAKPVDAQLIATYAKKTGKIMTLEENTLVGGFGSGVMESLEQQNLLGTTQLVRVGAADAYIPYDTPANIKKSYGLSSDRIVQKAREMVGR
- the ispG gene encoding flavodoxin-dependent (E)-4-hydroxy-3-methylbut-2-enyl-diphosphate synthase; this encodes MQKLETINGFAKRNTFPVMVGKVGIGGPNPVRVQSMTNTDTADVAGTVKQIKELADAGSELVRFTVEKDVMAQAVPEIRKRLHDEGYEDTALIGDFHYNGHILLSKYPALAAALDKYRINPGNCGFGEKHDANFDAFIKIAIEHDKPVRIGVNGGSLDQQLLKKLIDDDNQKPEAEQVGANMVFLNAMVESALISTERALELGMSKNQIIISTKMSGVQEMVYCYSKLSTLTQQPLHLGLTEAGMGDKGIVSSTAALSLLLNQGIGDTIRVSLTPEPGAPRSREVLLCQQILQSLGMRFFLPQVTACPGCGRTTSITFQELAQEVTQYLNTQMPEWKKQGYEGVENMHVAVMGCIVNGPGEAKDANIGISLPGSGENPAAPVFADGKLVKTLQGPTMKADFKKMVAEYVEKKYGKKKEIPVLS